In Pseudomonadota bacterium, a single genomic region encodes these proteins:
- a CDS encoding N-formylglutamate amidohydrolase, whose amino-acid sequence MRSFELITPPGASRPVLVEIPHAGLAIPEEVLAQADLPMDTVLRDADIYVDQLFANAPKLDATMLVARHSRYVVDLNR is encoded by the coding sequence ATGCGCAGCTTCGAGCTCATTACGCCGCCAGGAGCGTCGCGACCGGTGTTGGTGGAGATTCCCCACGCAGGGCTCGCCATCCCCGAGGAAGTGCTTGCCCAGGCCGATCTCCCCATGGACACCGTCCTGCGAGACGCCGACATCTATGTCGATCAGCTCTTCGCCAACGCGCCCAAGCTCGACGCAACCATGCTGGTGGCGCGGCACAGCCGCTACGTGGTGGATCTCAACCGC